One region of Pseudomonas sp. B21-040 genomic DNA includes:
- a CDS encoding DUF1254 domain-containing protein codes for MNMMFSRRRMLGSMGVLGGSLVFPRWLLAAESDDLRAIAQEAWIYAYPMLMHYQTLEKQLLNPAAPEYVGGFNRFRHYSELYTPKNREIVTPNNDTPYSWAWLDLRSEPQVLSVPAVDEDRYYVHQLVDQYTHNFAYVGVLSTGREAGDYLIAGPDWQGPTPPGIKAVLRSETEIVMVLGRTGLKNAEDLPAVRALQQQYRLRALHEYTASAAPIAAPAIDWPAWDSKSGLGPSFIAVLNQLLTLCPTQPSERALCARFARIGIVPGQAFDVDGVSVETRQALIAGIADAQAQLQTAVSQVRTTLGLFGTREALQGNYLNRAVAAHVGIYGNSVEEAFYTGSRQDNQGQPLQGGRQYRLRFAPGQLPPASEFWSLTLYDLPDRQLVANPIDRYCLSSRDSLLADADGGLTLLMQPSAPQVQSNWLPTPASGAFTLVLRLYGPQQQVIEQRWKMPAVEVVPV; via the coding sequence ATGAATATGATGTTCAGTCGCCGCCGCATGCTGGGCAGCATGGGTGTGCTGGGCGGCAGTCTGGTGTTTCCACGCTGGTTGTTGGCCGCAGAATCCGATGACCTTCGAGCCATCGCGCAGGAGGCGTGGATCTACGCCTATCCGATGCTCATGCATTACCAGACCCTGGAAAAACAGCTGCTCAATCCCGCCGCGCCGGAATACGTCGGCGGCTTCAATCGCTTTCGTCACTACAGCGAGTTGTACACCCCGAAGAACCGCGAAATCGTCACCCCGAACAACGACACGCCGTACTCCTGGGCCTGGCTCGATTTGCGCAGCGAACCGCAGGTGCTGAGCGTGCCGGCGGTCGACGAGGACCGCTACTACGTGCACCAGTTGGTGGACCAATACACGCACAATTTTGCTTACGTCGGCGTGCTCAGCACCGGTCGCGAGGCGGGGGATTACCTGATCGCCGGGCCTGACTGGCAAGGGCCGACGCCACCCGGAATCAAAGCCGTGCTGCGCAGCGAGACCGAGATCGTCATGGTGCTGGGACGCACCGGCCTGAAAAACGCTGAAGACTTGCCGGCCGTGCGCGCGTTGCAGCAGCAATACCGTTTGCGTGCCCTGCATGAATACACCGCCAGCGCTGCACCGATCGCGGCGCCCGCAATTGACTGGCCGGCGTGGGACAGTAAAAGCGGATTGGGGCCCTCGTTCATTGCCGTATTGAATCAGCTCCTCACCCTGTGCCCGACTCAACCGTCCGAGCGGGCATTATGTGCCCGTTTCGCCCGCATCGGCATCGTGCCGGGCCAGGCGTTCGATGTTGATGGGGTATCGGTGGAAACCCGTCAGGCGTTAATCGCCGGAATCGCCGATGCCCAGGCGCAATTGCAAACCGCGGTGAGCCAGGTGCGCACTACGCTGGGCCTGTTTGGCACCCGCGAAGCGCTGCAAGGCAATTACCTCAACCGCGCGGTCGCGGCGCACGTCGGCATCTACGGCAACAGTGTCGAAGAGGCGTTCTACACCGGCAGTCGTCAGGACAATCAGGGGCAACCCTTACAGGGCGGGCGTCAATATCGACTGCGTTTTGCGCCGGGGCAATTGCCGCCGGCCAGCGAGTTCTGGTCGTTGACCTTGTATGACTTGCCGGACCGGCAATTGGTCGCCAACCCGATTGATCGTTACTGCCTGAGCAGCCGCGATTCGTTGCTGGCGGATGCGGACGGCGGGTTGACGTTGCTGATGCAGCCTTCGGCACCCCAAGTCCAGAGCAACTGGCTGCCGACGCCGGCGAGCGGGGCGTTTACGCTGGTGCTGCGGCTATACGGGCCGCAACAGCAGGTGATCGAACAGCGATGGAAGATGCCGGCGGTTGAAGTGGTTCCTGTGTAA
- a CDS encoding DUF1254 domain-containing protein, which translates to MRYWISALALGASLGSAHATTLDQPQAKALAQEAYVFAYATVEHDKVLSAIAARLPFNRLYSEPRLLGPQDNKVVSPNNDTFYSRAVLDLRGEPMVLDVPAVEGRYYSFQLVDMRTDNLDYIGTRATGNTAGRYLIAGPDWHGETPSGFRGVIRSPSRLVFLLGRTEVKGEADLKDAANVMTDYALTPLSKVTGGVAPAALAPLQLPAYQDTKQGPAQTLFATFNTLAPLHEWTPTERSKLERFAAIGVKPGAAFEPPAALSEAIAQGAEAGREHVRLASSQVSVEQQGWFRSPTNVGKFGDDDLTRAAVAWRYIYANDPVEAIYPMALHDAQGQTLDGRKTYRLHFPAGQLPPVNAFWSLTLYDGKTQLLAANSIQRYALGDRSPDLHYDADGGLTLMLQPDAPTAAQQGNWLPTPEGPFNVLLRLYLPKAGALDGSYQLPTIARVEP; encoded by the coding sequence GTGCGCTACTGGATATCCGCTCTGGCCCTGGGCGCAAGCCTGGGCAGCGCTCATGCGACAACCCTCGATCAGCCGCAAGCCAAGGCGCTGGCGCAAGAGGCTTACGTCTTCGCCTACGCCACCGTCGAGCACGACAAAGTGCTCAGCGCCATCGCCGCCAGATTGCCATTCAACCGGCTGTACAGCGAGCCGCGATTGCTCGGCCCGCAAGACAACAAAGTGGTGTCGCCCAACAACGACACGTTCTATTCACGCGCTGTGCTCGACCTGCGTGGCGAGCCCATGGTGCTGGACGTTCCGGCCGTGGAAGGGCGCTACTACAGTTTCCAGCTCGTCGACATGCGCACCGACAACCTCGATTACATCGGCACTCGCGCCACCGGCAACACCGCTGGGCGTTACCTGATTGCCGGGCCGGATTGGCACGGAGAAACACCGAGCGGTTTCAGGGGTGTGATTCGCTCGCCGAGTCGCCTGGTGTTCTTGCTCGGGCGCACCGAGGTCAAGGGTGAGGCGGACTTGAAAGACGCAGCGAACGTGATGACGGACTACGCCCTGACGCCGTTGTCCAAGGTGACCGGCGGGGTAGCGCCGGCAGCGTTGGCTCCGTTGCAATTGCCTGCCTATCAAGACACCAAGCAAGGCCCGGCCCAGACATTGTTCGCCACCTTCAATACCTTGGCGCCGCTGCATGAATGGACGCCAACCGAGCGTTCGAAACTTGAACGCTTCGCGGCCATTGGCGTGAAGCCCGGTGCCGCGTTCGAACCGCCGGCAGCGCTGAGCGAAGCGATTGCCCAGGGTGCCGAGGCTGGGCGCGAACACGTCCGGTTGGCGTCGAGCCAGGTCTCGGTGGAGCAACAAGGCTGGTTTCGTTCGCCAACCAATGTCGGCAAGTTTGGTGATGACGACCTGACCCGCGCGGCGGTCGCTTGGCGCTATATCTACGCCAATGATCCGGTGGAAGCGATTTACCCGATGGCCTTGCACGATGCGCAGGGCCAGACGCTGGATGGGCGTAAAACCTATCGCCTGCATTTCCCCGCCGGGCAATTGCCGCCCGTGAATGCCTTCTGGTCGTTGACCCTCTACGACGGCAAGACCCAGTTGCTCGCCGCCAATTCGATCCAGCGTTACGCCCTGGGTGATCGCAGCCCTGATTTGCACTATGACGCCGACGGTGGCTTGACCTTGATGCTGCAACCCGATGCGCCGACCGCCGCACAGCAGGGCAACTGGCTGCCGACACCCGAGGGGCCGTTCAATGTGTTGTTGCGTTTGTACCTGCCCAAGGCCGGTGCGCTGGATGGCAGTTATCAGCTGCCGACGATTGCGAGGGTTGAGCCATGA
- a CDS encoding AraC family transcriptional regulator: MPDQPFVSSAFTRTILSHAQQSGLCREQLLQRAGINLSCHDGQGLPVPAHLVEKLWSECERLGAGATFGCELVNGMATNCLQGLNILLDSATTLRASLVCFTEFLPRVTNYVMAELEEAHGQARLHLRATDQQPHFFGLDAAALTLVRNIARRVGRAPGEVFVEVCLTPQQAAGQWLRSVGIDVHEGPHLCLTLPLASLDEPLLGANPFLHQSMLRHWQTAAAHTTRSDSLDMARHWLTAGDQPIERIAERLGYRQPSNFIRAFRKQFGITPKQFRLSL, from the coding sequence ATGCCTGATCAACCGTTCGTTTCCAGCGCCTTTACCCGCACCATTCTCAGCCACGCCCAACAGTCCGGTTTGTGCCGGGAGCAATTGCTGCAACGGGCCGGCATCAACTTGTCGTGCCACGATGGGCAAGGGCTGCCGGTTCCCGCGCACCTCGTCGAAAAGCTTTGGAGTGAATGTGAACGTCTGGGCGCGGGCGCGACGTTTGGCTGTGAACTGGTCAACGGGATGGCGACCAATTGCCTGCAAGGGCTGAACATTTTGCTGGACTCCGCCACGACCCTGCGCGCCAGCCTGGTCTGTTTCACCGAGTTCCTGCCACGTGTCACCAACTACGTGATGGCCGAACTGGAAGAGGCGCACGGGCAGGCCCGATTGCACCTGCGCGCGACGGACCAGCAACCGCATTTTTTCGGTCTGGATGCCGCGGCGTTGACCCTGGTGCGCAACATCGCCCGACGGGTCGGACGGGCGCCGGGCGAGGTGTTTGTCGAGGTCTGCCTCACGCCGCAACAGGCCGCGGGGCAGTGGTTACGCAGCGTCGGCATCGACGTGCACGAGGGGCCGCACCTGTGCCTGACATTGCCCTTGGCCAGCCTCGACGAACCGCTGCTGGGGGCCAATCCGTTCTTGCATCAAAGCATGCTCAGGCACTGGCAAACCGCCGCCGCGCACACCACCCGCAGCGACAGCCTGGACATGGCGCGGCATTGGCTGACGGCCGGTGATCAACCCATCGAACGAATCGCCGAACGCCTTGGTTACCGCCAGCCGAGTAACTTCATCCGGGCCTTTCGCAAACAGTTCGGTATCACCCCCAAACAGTTTCGCCTCTCCTTGTAA
- a CDS encoding DUF1329 domain-containing protein — protein MRMQLCVLALACTVGLAQAKGTDSAALGKTLTPMGSEMAGNADGSIPAWTGGLASNAGSVDSKGGYSDPYASEKPLFTIDAKNVAQYQKFLSPGQIAMFKRFPDSYKMNIYPSHRSANLPKEVLAQSRDNVAKTSMADGGNGLHDYVHGIPFPLPTEGLEVMWNHMTRYRGGSYERISSSALVRENGATSYVRNQSLINFADTVGGLESGANILFMFKSRVLEPARLSGEAVLVHEPVDQVAEPRSAWQYLPGQRRVRRAPMIAYDNSARYSNGLITADNIDGYNGAPDRFDWKLIGKQELFIPYNSYKIGSHSLKYDEVIKPNHVNQDLARYEKHRVWVVEATLKPSARHIYAKRRFYVDEDSWQIAQSDQYDSRGELWRSGELHAIQQYDHGFTYNVLETSYDLISGRYYAGGLANEETEPMRVGFSAKTDDYTPSDLRRWAK, from the coding sequence ATGCGTATGCAATTGTGCGTGCTGGCGCTGGCCTGCACCGTCGGCCTGGCTCAGGCTAAAGGCACTGATTCCGCCGCGCTGGGCAAAACCCTGACCCCCATGGGGTCGGAAATGGCTGGCAATGCCGACGGCAGTATTCCGGCCTGGACCGGCGGCCTGGCGAGCAACGCCGGCAGTGTCGACAGCAAGGGCGGCTACAGCGATCCGTATGCGTCGGAGAAGCCGTTGTTCACCATCGACGCGAAAAACGTCGCGCAGTATCAGAAGTTTCTCAGCCCGGGGCAGATCGCGATGTTCAAGCGTTTTCCCGACAGCTACAAAATGAACATCTACCCGAGTCATCGCAGCGCCAACCTGCCCAAGGAAGTGTTGGCGCAGAGCCGCGACAACGTCGCCAAAACCAGCATGGCCGATGGCGGCAATGGCTTGCATGACTATGTGCACGGCATTCCGTTTCCGCTGCCTACCGAAGGCCTTGAGGTGATGTGGAACCACATGACCCGTTATCGCGGCGGCAGTTACGAGCGCATCAGCAGCTCGGCGCTGGTGCGTGAAAACGGCGCCACCAGTTACGTGCGCAACCAGTCGCTGATCAACTTCGCCGACACCGTCGGCGGGTTGGAGTCGGGCGCCAACATCCTGTTCATGTTCAAGAGCCGCGTGCTGGAACCGGCGCGTTTGTCCGGCGAAGCGGTGCTGGTGCACGAGCCGGTCGACCAGGTTGCCGAGCCGCGTTCTGCGTGGCAATACCTGCCGGGTCAACGCCGGGTTCGCCGTGCGCCGATGATCGCCTATGACAACAGCGCCCGTTACAGCAACGGCCTGATCACCGCCGACAATATCGACGGCTACAACGGTGCACCGGATCGTTTTGACTGGAAGCTGATCGGCAAACAAGAGCTGTTCATCCCGTACAACAGCTACAAAATCGGCAGCCACAGCCTCAAGTACGACGAAGTGATCAAGCCCAACCACGTCAACCAGGACCTGGCGCGTTACGAGAAACACCGGGTGTGGGTGGTGGAAGCCACGCTCAAGCCCAGTGCCCGGCACATTTATGCCAAACGCCGATTCTATGTCGACGAAGACAGCTGGCAGATCGCTCAGTCGGACCAGTACGACAGTCGCGGCGAACTGTGGCGCAGCGGCGAACTGCACGCGATTCAGCAGTACGACCACGGCTTTACCTACAACGTGCTGGAAACGTCCTATGACCTGATCTCCGGGCGCTACTACGCCGGTGGTCTGGCCAACGAAGAGACTGAACCGATGCGCGTCGGCTTCTCGGCCAAGACCGATGACTACACCCCGTCGGACCTGCGGCGCTGGGCGAAGTAA
- a CDS encoding LysR family transcriptional regulator produces the protein MMDLRQLRHLVALADYRNFGRAAEAINLSQPAFSRSIQTLERDLGCALVERSSREFRLTGQGELVLQHARRLLAGSQALHNELTQYNGLTGGELHFGCGPYPAQLLVPEALAQFIQAHPAIRTSFHLGDWEQLALWLREQQIEFLVADSRYFTGDPQYQVQLLRPRRGRFFCRVGHPLATGERLPLRALLDYAVVGTRIPPMIRKILADVQGEPDFNPSVECAQFDAIRRVVMHSDAVGIATMEALDELASQGHIHLLTFTDIPRDDPALQLHYGIVSRPGHSLTPAALAMVEAILAVDQRLLAVDQV, from the coding sequence ATGATGGACCTACGCCAGCTTCGCCACCTCGTGGCGCTCGCCGATTACCGTAATTTTGGCCGCGCCGCCGAGGCGATCAATCTCAGCCAACCGGCCTTCAGTCGCAGCATCCAGACCCTGGAGCGGGACCTCGGCTGTGCCCTGGTGGAACGCAGCAGCCGCGAGTTCCGCCTGACCGGCCAGGGCGAACTGGTGTTGCAACACGCCAGGCGCTTGCTCGCCGGCAGCCAGGCGCTGCACAACGAGCTGACTCAATACAACGGCCTGACGGGCGGCGAACTGCACTTCGGCTGCGGTCCTTACCCGGCGCAACTGTTGGTGCCTGAAGCGCTGGCGCAGTTCATCCAAGCGCACCCGGCGATTCGCACCAGCTTTCACCTGGGCGACTGGGAGCAACTGGCGCTGTGGCTGCGTGAACAGCAGATCGAATTTCTGGTGGCCGATTCGCGTTACTTCACCGGTGATCCGCAGTATCAGGTGCAACTGTTGCGGCCCCGTCGCGGGCGATTTTTTTGCCGCGTCGGCCACCCCTTGGCGACGGGTGAACGCCTGCCCCTTCGCGCCCTGCTCGACTACGCCGTGGTCGGCACCCGGATTCCGCCGATGATTCGCAAGATCCTCGCCGATGTGCAGGGCGAGCCGGACTTCAACCCCAGCGTCGAATGCGCGCAATTCGATGCGATTCGCCGGGTGGTCATGCACTCCGACGCCGTCGGCATCGCGACCATGGAAGCCCTCGATGAACTGGCCAGCCAGGGGCATATCCACTTGCTGACCTTTACCGACATCCCCAGAGATGACCCGGCCCTGCAGTTGCACTACGGCATCGTCAGCCGCCCCGGTCATTCTTTGACGCCGGCAGCGCTGGCGATGGTGGAAGCGATCCTGGCGGTGGACCAGCGATTGCTCGCGGTGGATCAGGTCTAA
- a CDS encoding DUF1302 domain-containing protein, which translates to MIRKSSATAGVRPRLHRLGHTRPQPLALAILAVLTGPAQATSYEINEDWSLSTKTTLTLGSSWSTQNPDKSLMTRANALQAQGVRANGTSVSADDNRLNFEKGDPISQVFKGLTDFSLDGQGQGAFVRFKYWYDHAYETRNGRFKDFDDSGWDDLSKFQGFKTLDAYVWKDFQVADHPLNVKVGNQVLSWGEALLIQNGINVINPLDISAFNRPGVEIKEGQLPVEMVSFSFGLTDSLNLEGFYQYNWRPSVLDGCGTFFASSDAIQPGCGPLYLSQVQTDQQMQAAGLYATARGNESPSDNGQFGFALRNIIHSLNDAEAAIYYINYHSRLPYFTLNAKNTSLPGTFPGGVQAPSYAAAFPENIHLYGISLNGVEPYTGISLAGELSYRPNMPLAINAPDINVAVISGPGGSSWVDLPPGFSTTNGSRYDGWVRKGVWQMTGSATQAIDNVLGATRLSLFGEAGVVHIDDLGDERLGRNSAFGRSAPRNGTLCNTVASGVTNQYCTDKGFATEWSWGYRLRASLEYSDVLPGVNLIPAVNWRQDISGYSYDPQGPFQEGQQALGVSLTGVYMNDYSVELAYNAFFGSNDYSTLDDRDFASVSFKADF; encoded by the coding sequence ATGATAAGAAAAAGCTCGGCCACAGCCGGAGTCCGACCGCGACTTCACAGGCTTGGCCACACCCGCCCGCAACCGCTTGCGCTGGCGATCCTCGCTGTCTTGACCGGGCCGGCCCAGGCCACCAGTTACGAGATCAACGAGGACTGGAGCCTGTCGACCAAAACCACCCTGACCCTGGGCAGCAGTTGGTCGACACAAAACCCCGACAAAAGCCTGATGACCCGCGCCAACGCGCTGCAAGCCCAAGGCGTGCGCGCCAACGGCACCAGCGTCAGTGCCGACGACAACCGGCTGAACTTCGAGAAGGGCGACCCCATCTCGCAGGTCTTCAAGGGCCTCACCGATTTCAGTCTCGATGGCCAGGGCCAGGGGGCGTTCGTTCGCTTCAAGTACTGGTACGACCACGCCTACGAAACCCGTAACGGCCGCTTCAAGGATTTCGACGATTCGGGCTGGGACGACCTGTCGAAGTTCCAGGGTTTCAAGACGCTCGACGCCTACGTCTGGAAAGATTTCCAGGTGGCCGACCACCCGTTGAACGTCAAGGTTGGCAACCAGGTGTTGTCGTGGGGCGAGGCGTTGCTGATCCAGAACGGCATCAACGTGATCAACCCGCTGGACATCTCGGCGTTCAACCGCCCCGGTGTGGAAATCAAGGAAGGCCAGTTACCGGTGGAGATGGTCTCCTTCAGCTTCGGCCTGACGGACAGCCTCAACCTCGAAGGTTTCTACCAGTACAACTGGCGGCCCAGCGTACTTGACGGTTGCGGCACGTTCTTCGCCAGCAGCGATGCCATCCAGCCTGGTTGCGGGCCGTTGTATTTGAGTCAGGTGCAGACCGATCAACAAATGCAGGCCGCGGGGTTGTACGCCACAGCCCGAGGTAATGAATCACCGTCCGACAACGGTCAGTTCGGCTTCGCCTTGCGCAACATCATCCATTCGCTGAACGATGCCGAAGCGGCGATTTACTACATCAACTATCACTCGCGGCTGCCGTATTTCACCCTCAACGCGAAGAACACCAGCCTGCCCGGTACGTTCCCCGGCGGCGTCCAGGCGCCGAGTTATGCGGCGGCGTTTCCGGAAAACATTCACCTGTACGGCATCAGCCTCAACGGCGTCGAGCCCTACACCGGTATTTCCCTGGCCGGTGAACTGAGCTATCGGCCGAACATGCCACTGGCGATCAACGCACCGGACATCAACGTTGCGGTGATCTCCGGACCAGGCGGCAGTTCGTGGGTAGACCTGCCACCGGGCTTCAGCACGACCAATGGCAGTCGCTACGACGGTTGGGTGCGCAAAGGCGTCTGGCAGATGACCGGCTCGGCCACCCAGGCCATCGACAACGTGCTGGGCGCTACGCGCCTGAGCCTGTTCGGTGAGGCTGGTGTGGTGCACATCGACGACCTGGGTGACGAACGTCTGGGCCGCAACTCTGCGTTTGGCCGCAGTGCGCCGCGCAACGGCACGCTGTGCAACACCGTGGCTTCGGGCGTCACCAACCAGTACTGCACCGACAAAGGGTTTGCCACCGAGTGGTCGTGGGGTTATCGCCTGCGCGCCAGCCTCGAATACAGCGACGTGCTGCCCGGCGTCAACCTGATTCCGGCGGTCAACTGGCGACAAGACATCTCCGGTTATTCCTACGATCCGCAAGGGCCGTTCCAGGAAGGCCAGCAAGCGTTGGGCGTGAGCCTGACCGGCGTCTACATGAACGATTACAGCGTCGAACTGGCCTACAACGCCTTCTTTGGTTCCAACGATTACAGCACCCTCGACGACCGCGATTTCGCATCCGTCAGCTTCAAGGCAGACTTCTAA
- a CDS encoding LysR family transcriptional regulator has product MLDLRQLDLNLLLAFDAIYQQRSVTRAAEVMCLSQPAMSNALRRLRELCGDPLFIKSRLGVTPTLVAHRLADYVRAALESLRDGLRMIPAARQNNPLLRISCLDCLQPVLLDALLESPQADWQVRYFQPRRRDALQELASGKLDILIDLDQPLAGLAGLHKQVLPADHYVFAYGAALKEPPRTLQAFLEQPQIQISSRRDGLSPVDLHLGLKGLRRTIAVNTQSTLAAKLIADRQPFGMSLPSRVASVLGLQQVPLPLDESVELKLALYIEGRYRFERSREEAMHCLLRALGEPRAMMQSFARRA; this is encoded by the coding sequence CTTGCTGCTCGCCTTCGATGCCATTTACCAGCAACGCAGCGTCACCCGTGCCGCCGAAGTGATGTGCCTGTCGCAACCGGCCATGAGCAATGCGCTGCGCCGCCTGCGCGAATTGTGTGGCGATCCGCTGTTCATCAAAAGCCGTCTGGGCGTGACGCCGACGCTGGTCGCGCACCGTTTGGCGGACTATGTGCGCGCCGCCCTGGAATCATTGCGCGATGGTTTGCGGATGATTCCGGCGGCGCGGCAGAACAATCCGTTGTTACGCATCAGCTGCCTGGATTGCCTGCAACCGGTGCTGCTCGATGCCTTGCTCGAATCCCCCCAGGCCGACTGGCAGGTGCGCTATTTCCAGCCGCGCCGTCGCGATGCCTTGCAGGAGCTGGCCAGCGGCAAACTCGACATCCTCATCGACCTCGACCAACCGCTGGCCGGGCTCGCCGGGTTGCACAAGCAGGTGTTGCCGGCCGACCATTACGTGTTTGCCTATGGCGCCGCGCTCAAGGAACCGCCGCGCACCCTGCAAGCCTTTCTTGAGCAACCGCAGATTCAGATTTCCAGCCGCCGCGACGGCCTCAGCCCGGTGGACTTGCACCTGGGCTTGAAAGGACTGCGCCGAACGATTGCGGTGAACACCCAAAGCACATTGGCCGCCAAGCTGATCGCGGATCGGCAGCCCTTCGGCATGAGCCTGCCAAGCCGGGTCGCCAGCGTACTCGGGCTTCAACAGGTGCCGTTGCCGCTGGACGAATCGGTAGAACTGAAGCTGGCGCTGTACATCGAGGGCCGTTACCGCTTTGAACGCAGCCGTGAAGAAGCAATGCATTGCCTGCTGCGCGCCTTGGGTGAGCCGCGAGCGATGATGCAGTCATTTGCGCGTCGCGCCTGA